One Pirellulales bacterium genomic window carries:
- a CDS encoding EpsI family protein: MIRLALPIAAVLIVLAISTYYQGYWSERWNQAELDAELKSASARIANVPEFIGDWKGETQPVDQKQLAQAHVTAHQSREFRNVKTGDKIGCFLVCGKPRHVAIHTPDDCYVAAGFQMLGKVEPITIETSDGQKAQFNTTVFRKQQGETKETLRIFWAWNHGTGWEAPLFPRLKYGTGAALYKMYCILPSDEDRPLDDQHPCVRFIKAVVPKVSLALFPGDAPAAAPSEGSTTPAAPKPETAKTSEPAAETPAG, from the coding sequence ATGATTCGCCTGGCATTGCCGATTGCGGCGGTCCTGATCGTCTTGGCGATCTCCACCTACTATCAAGGATACTGGTCCGAACGCTGGAACCAGGCCGAACTCGATGCCGAGCTGAAGTCGGCCTCGGCGCGGATCGCGAATGTGCCGGAGTTCATCGGCGACTGGAAGGGCGAAACCCAGCCGGTCGACCAAAAGCAGTTGGCCCAGGCCCACGTCACGGCCCACCAGTCGCGCGAATTTCGCAACGTGAAAACGGGCGACAAGATCGGTTGCTTCCTGGTTTGCGGCAAGCCGCGCCACGTCGCGATTCACACGCCGGACGACTGTTACGTCGCCGCGGGCTTCCAAATGCTGGGCAAGGTCGAGCCGATCACGATCGAAACATCCGACGGCCAGAAAGCCCAGTTCAACACCACGGTTTTCCGCAAACAGCAAGGCGAGACCAAGGAGACGTTGCGGATCTTCTGGGCCTGGAATCACGGCACCGGCTGGGAGGCCCCGTTGTTTCCCCGCTTGAAGTACGGCACCGGCGCGGCGCTGTACAAGATGTACTGCATCCTGCCGTCGGACGAAGATCGGCCGCTCGACGATCAACATCCGTGCGTGCGCTTCATCAAGGCGGTCGTGCCGAAAGTGAGCCTGGCGCTGTTCCCTGGCGATGCGCCGGCGGCTGCGCCGTCCGAGGGATCGACGACGCCCGCAGCGCCAAAGCCGGAAACGGCCAAGACGAGCGAGCCCGCCGCCGAAACGCCGGCCGGTTGA